In Parasteatoda tepidariorum isolate YZ-2023 chromosome 2, CAS_Ptep_4.0, whole genome shotgun sequence, one DNA window encodes the following:
- the LOC122272732 gene encoding SCAN domain-containing protein 3-like, with protein MAADVESKLINFLKEGKFALQIDESTVIDNKTVLAYVRFINEIKEINEEMLFTRTLNTDTKGSSIFELVKDYFEVKEFPLTNVSACATDGAPTMSGCHTGFLGHLKTEVPEVISLFIHRELLAAKNWRIDEMAADVESKLIKFLKEGKFALQIDESTVIDNKAVLAYVRFINESKEINEEMLFTRTLYTDTKGSSIFKLIKDYFEVKEFPLTNVSACATDGAPTMSGCHTGFLGHLKTEVPETEIFDLKYESEAKVVFKKYGYELAWVKLMDTYPQLWKQTEPLLISFPSAYLVERGFSSVFQLLTKQRDMLDIYFKGDPRLNLRSIKPDIQALT; from the exons ATGGCCGCCGACGTTGAATCAAAACTCATCAACTTTCTGAAAGAAGGTAAATTTGCGTTGCAGATTGATGAATCAACTGTGATAGATAACAAAACTGTTTTAGCTTACGTGAGATTCATAAATGAGATAAAGGAGATTAACGAGGAAATGTTGTTTACAAGAACTTTGAACACAGATACAAAAGGATCGTCGATTTTTGAATTggtcaaagattattttgaggTAAAAGAATTTCCCCTCACAAATGTAAGTGCTTGTGCTACAGATGGTGCTCCAACCATGTCTGGTTGTCATACTGGATTTCTGGGTCACCTTAAAACAGAAGTACCGGAAGTTATCTCACTTTTCATTCATCGTGAACTTTTGGCTGCGAAAAATTG GCGTATTGATGAGATGGCCGCCGACGTTGAAtcaaaactcatcaaatttctgaaagaaggTAAATTTGCGTTGCAGATTGATGAATCAACTGTGATAGATAACAAAGCTGTTTTAGCTTACGTGAGATTCATAAATGAGAGTAAGGAGATTAACGAGGAAATGTTGTTTACAAGAACTTTGTACACAGATACAAAGGGATCgtcgatttttaaattgatcaaagattattttgaggTAAAAGAATTTCCCCTCACAAATGTAAGTGCTTGTGCAACAGATGGTGCTCCAACCATGTCTGGTTGTCATACTGGATTTCTGGGTCACCTTAAAACAGAAGTACCGGAA ACTGAGATTTTTGATTTGAAGTATGAGTCTGAGGCTAAAgtcgtctttaaaaaatacggttACGAGTTAGCTTGGGTAAAGCTTATGGACACTTATCCACAATTGTGGAAACAAACTGAGCCGCTTCTCATCTCGTTCCCGTCAGCATATTTAGTGGAGAGAGGATTTAGTTCTGTCTTCCAGCTGCTCACAAAGCAAAGAGATATGTTGGACATTTACTTCAAAGGAGATCCGCGTTTAAATCTGAGGAGCATAAAACCTGACATTCAAGCTTTAACTTGA